A window from Streptomyces sp. NBC_00335 encodes these proteins:
- a CDS encoding SCO0930 family lipoprotein translates to MGNRNRATTAAAGSMLTVLLLASGCGSEDGGARTVTVRAAGAERAVGHGAGDGKGYGAGSEADTGTEAEADADADAGSGADPADADATPAGRLAVREIPEVGSAVTDAAGATLYRFDKDTARPSRSNCEDACATLWPPVPADGAQAPAGIDAGLLGSVERSDGTRQLTLAGWPVYRYAKDTGPGDAKGEGVGGTWRALARDGGKAAEAEPEKESAPLSAVEDAKLGKLMVDSRGRTLYRFGKDSAWPMKFGCLDSCLDTWKPAEPVEGEKAVGIPAGLVGSVQRPDGTRQLTIDCWPVYLFTGDTAPGQTNGHGLQGLWFAVDDAGKKIPAAG, encoded by the coding sequence ATGGGCAACAGGAACCGGGCGACCACGGCCGCCGCCGGATCGATGCTGACGGTGCTTCTGCTGGCGTCGGGATGCGGCAGCGAGGACGGGGGCGCCCGTACGGTGACCGTCCGGGCGGCGGGAGCGGAACGGGCTGTGGGGCACGGCGCCGGGGACGGCAAGGGCTACGGAGCGGGGTCGGAGGCGGACACGGGCACGGAGGCGGAGGCGGACGCCGATGCCGACGCCGGTTCGGGCGCGGACCCCGCCGACGCGGACGCGACCCCGGCCGGCAGGCTGGCGGTCAGGGAGATCCCCGAGGTCGGCAGCGCGGTCACCGACGCGGCCGGAGCCACGCTCTACCGGTTCGACAAGGACACCGCCCGGCCGTCCCGGTCGAACTGCGAGGACGCCTGCGCCACCCTCTGGCCCCCGGTCCCGGCGGACGGGGCCCAGGCCCCGGCCGGCATCGACGCAGGGCTGCTCGGCTCGGTCGAGCGGTCCGACGGTACCCGCCAGCTCACGCTCGCGGGGTGGCCCGTGTACCGGTACGCGAAGGACACCGGGCCGGGCGACGCGAAGGGCGAGGGCGTCGGCGGCACCTGGCGCGCACTGGCGCGGGACGGAGGAAAGGCGGCGGAGGCGGAGCCGGAAAAGGAATCCGCACCGCTCTCCGCCGTGGAGGACGCGAAACTCGGAAAGCTCATGGTGGACTCCCGGGGGCGCACCCTCTACCGGTTCGGAAAGGACAGCGCCTGGCCGATGAAATTCGGCTGCCTCGATTCCTGTTTGGACACCTGGAAGCCCGCAGAACCCGTAGAAGGGGAAAAGGCCGTCGGAATTCCCGCAGGACTGGTCGGCTCCGTACAACGTCCCGACGGAACCCGCCAATTGACGATCGACTGCTGGCCGGTCTACCTCTTCACCGGAGACACCGCACCGGGCCAGACCAACGGACACGGCCTGCAGGGACTCTGGTTCGCGGTGGACGACGCGGGCAAGAAGATCCCGGCGGCGGGCTGA
- a CDS encoding NADH-quinone oxidoreductase subunit NuoF family protein: MNGGSGTRPALGCVGAPRLLAGLDTAERLDRAGHLSVHGALPRYPSDELVELAEGIALGGRGGAGFPFARKLRAVIRSARGQDGSTAVVVNGTEGEPSCLKDAALLLYVPHLVLDGALVAAAALGAEDVVVGVTRPDVERSLTEAVAERGPAGRRVRVVRLPERFVTGEGSALVNGLDGGAAVPSGHRTRTSERGLGGLPTLLSNAETYAQLAVAARLGAPAYGTAGLPDEPGTTLLTVAGTTVVEVPLGTSLAYVLDLCGTVPGQGVLVGGFHGRWLDPGAAREALISRKSLAAYDAVLGAGAVLPLPEDTCPAGEVARVARWLARESAGQCGPCVRGLPSLADAVERLVAGGGGAALDAVQARMRGVRGRGACSHPDGTSSFVASALAVFPDEFRDHALGSGCGRRVLGALPLPADESPERLVVDWTLCKGHGLCVDLLPDVVRLDEDGYPARGVMPVPGPLRPKALRAVRRCPALALRIQE; this comes from the coding sequence GTGAACGGCGGCTCCGGCACGCGGCCCGCCCTCGGCTGCGTGGGAGCGCCCCGGCTGCTGGCCGGACTCGACACCGCCGAGCGGCTGGACCGGGCCGGGCATCTGAGCGTGCACGGCGCGCTGCCCCGCTACCCCTCCGACGAACTCGTCGAACTCGCCGAGGGCATCGCCCTGGGCGGGCGCGGGGGAGCGGGCTTCCCCTTCGCCCGCAAGCTCCGGGCCGTCATCCGGTCCGCCCGGGGGCAGGACGGAAGCACCGCCGTGGTCGTCAACGGGACCGAAGGCGAACCGAGTTGCCTCAAGGACGCCGCCCTGCTCCTCTACGTGCCGCACCTCGTGCTCGACGGCGCGCTGGTGGCCGCCGCCGCGCTCGGTGCCGAGGACGTGGTCGTCGGCGTCACCCGGCCCGACGTGGAGCGCTCGCTCACCGAAGCCGTCGCCGAACGGGGACCGGCCGGGCGGCGGGTGCGTGTCGTCCGGCTCCCCGAACGCTTCGTCACGGGCGAGGGCAGCGCCCTCGTGAACGGCCTGGACGGCGGCGCCGCCGTACCCTCCGGGCACCGGACGCGGACCAGCGAGCGAGGACTCGGCGGCCTGCCCACCCTGCTGTCCAACGCGGAGACGTACGCACAGCTCGCCGTCGCCGCCCGCCTCGGCGCGCCCGCGTACGGCACGGCCGGACTGCCCGACGAACCCGGCACGACCCTGCTGACCGTCGCCGGGACGACCGTCGTCGAGGTGCCCCTGGGCACGTCCCTGGCGTACGTACTGGACCTGTGCGGCACCGTGCCCGGACAAGGGGTGCTGGTGGGCGGCTTCCACGGCCGCTGGCTGGACCCGGGGGCGGCGCGCGAGGCGCTGATCTCGCGGAAGTCGCTGGCGGCCTACGACGCGGTCCTGGGCGCCGGCGCGGTACTGCCGCTACCCGAGGACACGTGCCCGGCGGGCGAGGTGGCCCGGGTCGCGCGCTGGCTGGCACGGGAGTCGGCGGGCCAGTGCGGACCGTGCGTACGGGGCCTGCCCTCGCTCGCCGACGCCGTGGAACGGCTCGTGGCCGGCGGGGGCGGGGCGGCCCTCGACGCCGTACAGGCCCGGATGCGGGGGGTGCGCGGCCGGGGAGCCTGCTCACACCCGGACGGCACCTCCTCGTTCGTGGCCTCTGCGCTGGCCGTCTTCCCCGACGAGTTCCGTGACCATGCGCTGGGCAGCGGCTGTGGACGGCGCGTGCTGGGCGCCCTGCCGCTGCCCGCGGACGAGAGCCCCGAACGGCTCGTCGTGGACTGGACGTTGTGCAAGGGGCACGGCCTCTGCGTGGACCTTCTCCCCGATGTCGTGCGCCTCGACGAGGACGGATATCCGGCACGCGGCGTCATGCCGGTGCCCGGCCCCTTGCGGCCGAAAGCACTGCGTGCGGTGCGCCGTTGCCCGGCGCTCGCGCTCCGCATCCAGGAATGA